A genomic segment from Bubalus bubalis isolate 160015118507 breed Murrah chromosome 5, NDDB_SH_1, whole genome shotgun sequence encodes:
- the C5H1orf116 gene encoding specifically androgen-regulated gene protein isoform X1, producing MKPLPVQAQPGTFFTSLHFPSGSPFHHPCTLLQAMPERELWPAGPGLEPATRVGSCDSMMSTTSTRSGSSDSSYDFLSAEEKECLLFLEETIGSLDTEADSGLSTEKSEQATTPRGPRALPTTQPAPQGHPEEITGRRPEPKRVTPFSSAHPPGPQSLSLRSGSYSLPRNIHIGRNQNLRKSTTLTNSHNPGGSEGLVSGPETEQVSQSREPRQTLAAPPDTALELDGALIPQPEAFQDTQPQQRGQGSLPRGPGELSPRPQVHPSLSSQRNREPAPEAMSQKASEKGSTGEPAPPRPPPLVSSRDAGSGDAAVLSGGHPSARPAPLTAPKPRKLPPNIVLKSSRSSFHSDPQNRLSRHSEAAPGDPSPASSSLQEQRKARREALEKLGLPQDQEEPSPRLSRPSVRLKETGAQAVSPTPAQVPGRAPAVAPTQGPSPGKAPALARPPSPSKVLVPAQEPTPGTAPAAKSTPIPIPKGPRAHSPLTQRKPDSGLTLQESGVPGLRQMSFKSNTLERSGIGLSSYLSAEKAPSPQTSTSLEKGSFLDRISPSVLRNSRPRPASLGTGKDFEGIQVGKLADLEQEGGPKRLSFQGQSRDKLPRPPCVSVRISPKGVSDEHRREALKKLGLLKE from the exons ATGAAGCCCTTACCTGTCCAG GCCCAGCCTGGGACATTcttcacttcccttcacttcCCCTCTGGGAGCCCCTTTCACCACCCCTGCACCTTGCTTCAGGCGATGCCCGAGAGAGAGCTGTGGCCAGCAGGGCCTGGCTTGGAACCCGCAACCCGCGTCGGCAGCTGCGACAGTATGATGAGCACCACCTCCACCCGCTCTGGATCT AGTGACAGCAGCTATGACTTCCTGTCCGCTGAAGAGAAGGAGTGTCTGCTCTTCCTGGAGGAAACCATTGGCTCCCTGGACACCGAGGCTGACAGCGGGCTGTCCACCGAAAAGTCTGAGCAAGCCACAACTCCCCGGGGTCCCCGAGCACTGCCCACGACCCAGCCTGCCCCCCAGG GACATCCAGAGGAAATAACTGGCCGAAGACCAGAGCCAAAAAGAGTGACTCCATTCAGCTCAGCTCATCCACCTGGGCCCCAAAGCCTGAGCCTCAGGTCTGGCTCCTACAGCCTCCCCAGAAATATCCACATCGGCAGAAACCAGAACCTCAGAAAAAGCACCACCCTGACTAACAGCCATAATCCAGGGGGATCCGAGGGACTTGTCTCGGGACCTGAGACAGAGCAGGTCAGCCAGAGCCGTGAGCCCAGGCAGACACTGGCCGCACCCCCAGACACTGCCCTTGAGCTGGACGGGGCACTCATCCCTCAACCGGAGGCTTTCCAAGACACTCAGCCCCAGCAGCGTGGGCAAGGCAGCCTGCCCAGAGGACCAGGGGAGCTGAGCCCCAGGCCCCAGGTCCACCCATCACTTAGCTCCCAGAGAAACAGGGAGCCTGCTCCAGAGGCCATGTCCCAAAAAGCCAGTGAGAAAGGCTCAACCGGGGAACCTGCGCCACCTCGGCCTCCTCCCCTGGTGTCCTCTCGGGATGCAGGCTCTGGAGATGCGGCCGTCCTGTCAGGGGGCCATCCAAGTGCCCGACCGGCCCCCCTCACGGCCCCTAAGCCCCGGAAACTGCCGCCAAACATTGTCCTGAAGAGCAGCCGCAGCAGTTTCCACAGCGACCCCCAGAACCGGCTGTCCCGCCACTCGGAGGCTGCGCCCGGGGACCCCAGCCCCGCCTCGTCCTCGCTGCAGGAGCAGAGGAAAGCACGCAGGGAAGCACTGGAGAAGCTGGGGCTGCCGCAGGACCAGGAGGAGCCCAGCCCCCGCTTAAGTAGGCCCTCCGTCAGGCTCAAGGAGACTGGCGCTCAGGCCGTGTCCCCGACCCCAGCTCAGGTCCCCGGAAGGGCCCCGGCCGTTGCACCTACGCagggcccttctccagggaaagcaCCAGCTCTGGCCCGGCCGCCTTCTCCAAGCAAGGTTCTGGTTCCCGCCCAGGAACCCACTCCGGGGACAGCTCCAGCTGCCAAATCCACGCCAATTCCTATCCCGAAGGGCCCGCGGGCACACAGTCCCCTGACTCAGCGGAAGCCAGACTCCGGGCTAACCCTCCAGGAGAGCGGTGTCCCTGGCCTCAGACAGATGAGCTTCAAGTCCAACACCCTGGAGCGGTCAGGCATCGGGCTGAGCAGCTACCTCTCAGCCGAGAAGGCTCCCAGCCCCCAAACCAGCACCTCTCTGGAAAAAGGCTCCTTCCTGGACAGGATCTCGCCCAGCGTTTTGCGTAATTCCCGGCCGCGCCCGGCCTCCTTGGGCACCGGGAAGGACTTCGAGGGTATCCAGGTGGGCAAGCTGGCTGACCTGGAGCAGGAGGGGGGCCCCAAGCGCCTGTCTTTCCAGGGGCAGAGCCGAGACAAGCTGCCCCGGCCCCCCTGTGTCAGTGTCAGGATCTCCCCCAAGGGGGTGTCAGATGAACACAGAAGGGAGGCGCTGAAGAAGCTGGGCCTGCTGAAGGAGTAG
- the C5H1orf116 gene encoding specifically androgen-regulated gene protein isoform X2 — MPERELWPAGPGLEPATRVGSCDSMMSTTSTRSGSSDSSYDFLSAEEKECLLFLEETIGSLDTEADSGLSTEKSEQATTPRGPRALPTTQPAPQGHPEEITGRRPEPKRVTPFSSAHPPGPQSLSLRSGSYSLPRNIHIGRNQNLRKSTTLTNSHNPGGSEGLVSGPETEQVSQSREPRQTLAAPPDTALELDGALIPQPEAFQDTQPQQRGQGSLPRGPGELSPRPQVHPSLSSQRNREPAPEAMSQKASEKGSTGEPAPPRPPPLVSSRDAGSGDAAVLSGGHPSARPAPLTAPKPRKLPPNIVLKSSRSSFHSDPQNRLSRHSEAAPGDPSPASSSLQEQRKARREALEKLGLPQDQEEPSPRLSRPSVRLKETGAQAVSPTPAQVPGRAPAVAPTQGPSPGKAPALARPPSPSKVLVPAQEPTPGTAPAAKSTPIPIPKGPRAHSPLTQRKPDSGLTLQESGVPGLRQMSFKSNTLERSGIGLSSYLSAEKAPSPQTSTSLEKGSFLDRISPSVLRNSRPRPASLGTGKDFEGIQVGKLADLEQEGGPKRLSFQGQSRDKLPRPPCVSVRISPKGVSDEHRREALKKLGLLKE; from the exons ATGCCCGAGAGAGAGCTGTGGCCAGCAGGGCCTGGCTTGGAACCCGCAACCCGCGTCGGCAGCTGCGACAGTATGATGAGCACCACCTCCACCCGCTCTGGATCT AGTGACAGCAGCTATGACTTCCTGTCCGCTGAAGAGAAGGAGTGTCTGCTCTTCCTGGAGGAAACCATTGGCTCCCTGGACACCGAGGCTGACAGCGGGCTGTCCACCGAAAAGTCTGAGCAAGCCACAACTCCCCGGGGTCCCCGAGCACTGCCCACGACCCAGCCTGCCCCCCAGG GACATCCAGAGGAAATAACTGGCCGAAGACCAGAGCCAAAAAGAGTGACTCCATTCAGCTCAGCTCATCCACCTGGGCCCCAAAGCCTGAGCCTCAGGTCTGGCTCCTACAGCCTCCCCAGAAATATCCACATCGGCAGAAACCAGAACCTCAGAAAAAGCACCACCCTGACTAACAGCCATAATCCAGGGGGATCCGAGGGACTTGTCTCGGGACCTGAGACAGAGCAGGTCAGCCAGAGCCGTGAGCCCAGGCAGACACTGGCCGCACCCCCAGACACTGCCCTTGAGCTGGACGGGGCACTCATCCCTCAACCGGAGGCTTTCCAAGACACTCAGCCCCAGCAGCGTGGGCAAGGCAGCCTGCCCAGAGGACCAGGGGAGCTGAGCCCCAGGCCCCAGGTCCACCCATCACTTAGCTCCCAGAGAAACAGGGAGCCTGCTCCAGAGGCCATGTCCCAAAAAGCCAGTGAGAAAGGCTCAACCGGGGAACCTGCGCCACCTCGGCCTCCTCCCCTGGTGTCCTCTCGGGATGCAGGCTCTGGAGATGCGGCCGTCCTGTCAGGGGGCCATCCAAGTGCCCGACCGGCCCCCCTCACGGCCCCTAAGCCCCGGAAACTGCCGCCAAACATTGTCCTGAAGAGCAGCCGCAGCAGTTTCCACAGCGACCCCCAGAACCGGCTGTCCCGCCACTCGGAGGCTGCGCCCGGGGACCCCAGCCCCGCCTCGTCCTCGCTGCAGGAGCAGAGGAAAGCACGCAGGGAAGCACTGGAGAAGCTGGGGCTGCCGCAGGACCAGGAGGAGCCCAGCCCCCGCTTAAGTAGGCCCTCCGTCAGGCTCAAGGAGACTGGCGCTCAGGCCGTGTCCCCGACCCCAGCTCAGGTCCCCGGAAGGGCCCCGGCCGTTGCACCTACGCagggcccttctccagggaaagcaCCAGCTCTGGCCCGGCCGCCTTCTCCAAGCAAGGTTCTGGTTCCCGCCCAGGAACCCACTCCGGGGACAGCTCCAGCTGCCAAATCCACGCCAATTCCTATCCCGAAGGGCCCGCGGGCACACAGTCCCCTGACTCAGCGGAAGCCAGACTCCGGGCTAACCCTCCAGGAGAGCGGTGTCCCTGGCCTCAGACAGATGAGCTTCAAGTCCAACACCCTGGAGCGGTCAGGCATCGGGCTGAGCAGCTACCTCTCAGCCGAGAAGGCTCCCAGCCCCCAAACCAGCACCTCTCTGGAAAAAGGCTCCTTCCTGGACAGGATCTCGCCCAGCGTTTTGCGTAATTCCCGGCCGCGCCCGGCCTCCTTGGGCACCGGGAAGGACTTCGAGGGTATCCAGGTGGGCAAGCTGGCTGACCTGGAGCAGGAGGGGGGCCCCAAGCGCCTGTCTTTCCAGGGGCAGAGCCGAGACAAGCTGCCCCGGCCCCCCTGTGTCAGTGTCAGGATCTCCCCCAAGGGGGTGTCAGATGAACACAGAAGGGAGGCGCTGAAGAAGCTGGGCCTGCTGAAGGAGTAG